From a region of the Pseudomonadales bacterium genome:
- a CDS encoding BolA/IbaG family iron-sulfur metabolism protein, whose amino-acid sequence MTAEEIRNLVMAGLPGAEVAVGGDGYHVDLTVISDVFDGLSRLKRQQAVYATLDAAIRSGALHAVNIHASTVAESRASGRD is encoded by the coding sequence ATGACGGCAGAAGAGATCAGGAACCTGGTGATGGCGGGGCTGCCCGGAGCAGAAGTCGCCGTGGGCGGCGATGGTTATCACGTCGATCTGACGGTCATCAGCGATGTCTTCGACGGCCTGTCGCGGCTGAAGCGCCAGCAGGCGGTCTACGCGACACTCGACGCGGCGATCCGTTCCGGGGCGCTGCACGCGGTCAACATCCACGCGTCGACCGTTGCAGAAAGCCGCGCCAGCGGCCGCGACTGA
- the murA gene encoding UDP-N-acetylglucosamine 1-carboxyvinyltransferase, with product MDKLAICGGVPLAGEIRISGAKNAALPILAASLLSAEALRVRNVPHLHDITTMIELLGSMGVDVLIDERMGVEACAAAVHSHVAPYELVRTMRASILVLGPMLARFGRARVSFPGGCAIGSRPIDLHLRGLQAMGAEIDIDGGYINARVTGRLRGAHILFDKITVGGTENLLMAATLAEGRTILENAAREPEISDLAHCLQRMGARIDGVGSDTLVIDGVERLHGCEYVVMPDRIETGTFLVAAAATRGRVKLRGTRAEILEAVLAKLAEAGAHIEHGDGWITLDMQGRRPRAVSIRTAPYPGFPTDMQAQFTAMNAIAEGTSTMTETIFENRLIQVHEMNRMGAHITVEGHTAIVEGVAELRGAPVMASDLRASASLVIAGLVARGETVIDRIYHIDRGYECIEEKLQMLGAHIRRVAS from the coding sequence ATGGACAAGCTCGCAATCTGCGGCGGCGTGCCTCTGGCGGGAGAGATCCGCATTTCGGGCGCGAAGAACGCCGCGCTGCCGATACTGGCCGCCTCGCTGCTCAGTGCCGAGGCGCTGCGTGTGCGCAATGTGCCCCATCTGCACGACATCACGACGATGATCGAGCTGCTCGGCAGCATGGGGGTCGATGTCCTGATCGACGAACGCATGGGTGTCGAGGCGTGTGCCGCTGCGGTGCACAGTCACGTTGCTCCGTACGAGCTCGTGCGCACCATGCGTGCGTCGATACTCGTGCTCGGCCCGATGCTGGCACGCTTCGGCCGGGCGCGGGTCTCGTTTCCCGGTGGTTGCGCGATCGGCAGTCGGCCCATCGATCTGCATCTGCGCGGCCTGCAGGCGATGGGAGCCGAGATCGACATCGACGGCGGCTACATCAATGCACGGGTGACGGGTCGTCTGCGGGGCGCACATATCCTGTTCGACAAGATCACGGTGGGTGGGACCGAAAACCTGCTGATGGCGGCAACGCTGGCCGAAGGGCGCACCATCCTCGAGAACGCTGCACGTGAACCCGAGATCAGTGATCTTGCGCACTGCCTGCAGCGCATGGGTGCACGCATCGACGGAGTAGGAAGCGACACGCTGGTGATCGACGGGGTGGAGCGGTTGCACGGTTGCGAATACGTGGTCATGCCGGATCGGATCGAGACCGGAACCTTCCTCGTCGCAGCGGCAGCGACACGCGGGCGTGTGAAGTTGCGCGGCACGCGTGCAGAGATTCTGGAGGCGGTACTGGCAAAACTCGCCGAGGCGGGAGCGCATATCGAGCACGGGGACGGGTGGATCACGCTCGACATGCAGGGCCGGCGGCCGCGGGCAGTCAGCATCCGTACCGCACCCTATCCGGGTTTTCCTACTGATATGCAGGCACAGTTCACGGCGATGAACGCGATCGCCGAGGGTACATCGACGATGACCGAGACGATCTTCGAGAATCGCCTGATCCAGGTGCATGAGATGAACCGCATGGGAGCGCACATCACGGTCGAGGGCCATACGGCGATCGTCGAGGGCGTCGCGGAGTTGCGCGGAGCGCCGGTGATGGCTTCCGATCTGCGTGCGTCGGCAAGCCTCGTGATTGCCGGACTCGTCGCGCGGGGCGAGACCGTGATCGATCGTATCTACCACATCGACCGTGGCTACGAATGCATCGAGGAGAAGTTGCAGATGCTGGGTGCGCACATCCGCCGGGTGGCGTCGTGA
- a CDS encoding ATP phosphoribosyltransferase gives MHRGEVADAGCAHPPGGVVSDARPLTLALTRGRILKECLPLLAAAGVVPEEDPGSSRKLVIGTNRADVRLLVLRGSDVTVYVRHGAADAGVVGRDMLLESGSEGLYEPLDLGIARCRLMTAGMVDCAPVGARVRVATKFVNVARRFYSARGVQADIVKLYGAMELAPVLGLAERIVDIVDTGNTLRANGLEPLETIAEVSSRLVVNKAAMKLRPRLLGELVEGIAAAVVRRDMQAGGAGQ, from the coding sequence ATGCATCGAGGAGAAGTTGCAGATGCTGGGTGCGCACATCCGCCGGGTGGCGTCGTGAGCGACGCGCGGCCGTTGACGCTGGCGCTGACGCGCGGGCGTATCCTCAAGGAGTGTTTGCCACTGCTCGCGGCGGCGGGAGTCGTTCCCGAGGAAGATCCGGGCTCGAGCCGCAAGCTGGTGATCGGCACCAACCGGGCGGATGTGCGTCTGCTGGTCTTGCGTGGTTCCGATGTGACGGTCTATGTGCGCCATGGCGCGGCCGATGCCGGCGTGGTCGGCCGTGACATGCTGCTCGAGTCCGGCAGCGAAGGGCTGTACGAACCGCTCGATCTCGGCATCGCTCGCTGTCGCCTGATGACGGCAGGCATGGTGGACTGTGCGCCGGTTGGTGCACGAGTGCGAGTCGCAACCAAGTTCGTGAATGTCGCGCGGCGCTTCTATTCGGCGCGTGGCGTACAGGCCGACATCGTCAAGCTCTACGGTGCGATGGAGCTTGCGCCGGTGCTCGGCCTCGCCGAGCGGATCGTCGACATCGTCGACACCGGCAACACGCTGCGCGCAAACGGGCTGGAACCGCTGGAGACGATTGCCGAGGTCAGTTCGCGGCTGGTCGTGAACAAGGCGGCGATGAAGCTGCGTCCGCGCTTGCTCGGTGAACTGGTCGAAGGGATCGCGGCGGCCGTGGTCCGTCGCGATATGCAGGCAGGGGGAGCGGGGCAGTGA
- the hisD gene encoding histidinol dehydrogenase, whose translation MIRRIDATADGFDAVLGELLAVATARDPGLAARVAAIIGAVRERGDAALLEYTNRFDARALDSGAQLRIEADACEAALRRMAEPVRAALQQAAARIAEYHRRQLQDPWQYHDADGNLLGQRITALGRVGIYVPGGKASYPSTVLMNAIPARVAGVDEVVMAVPAPHGELSDVVLAAAAVAGVDRVFTIGGAQAVAALALGTATVARVDKIVGPGNVYVAEAKRQLFGEVGIDMIAGPSEIVVICDGETDAEWIAFDLFSQAEHDEDAQAILISPDAAFLDRVAQAIERLLPSMERSAIITASLGRRGALIHVRDLAHAAEVSNRIAPEHLELSVADPQALLDSIRHAGAIFLGRFTSEAIGDYCAGPSHVLPTSGSARFASPLGVHDFQKRSSLIGCSMAGARRLGEVARVLAQAESLHAHALSAAARLGDGEDA comes from the coding sequence GTGATTCGCCGGATCGACGCCACGGCGGACGGTTTCGACGCCGTACTGGGTGAGTTGCTCGCGGTTGCGACGGCGCGTGATCCGGGGCTCGCGGCGCGCGTGGCAGCGATCATCGGCGCCGTGCGCGAACGAGGCGACGCCGCACTGCTCGAGTACACCAACCGCTTCGACGCGCGCGCGCTGGACAGCGGTGCGCAATTGCGGATCGAAGCCGACGCCTGTGAGGCTGCGCTGCGGCGCATGGCCGAGCCGGTACGCGCTGCACTGCAGCAGGCTGCGGCCCGCATCGCGGAGTACCACCGGCGCCAGTTGCAGGATCCGTGGCAGTACCACGACGCCGACGGCAACCTGCTCGGGCAGCGCATCACCGCGCTCGGGCGGGTCGGCATCTATGTTCCGGGCGGCAAGGCGAGCTATCCGTCGACGGTGTTGATGAACGCGATCCCGGCACGTGTTGCCGGCGTCGACGAGGTCGTGATGGCGGTGCCTGCGCCGCACGGTGAGCTGAGCGATGTCGTGTTGGCTGCAGCCGCAGTCGCTGGCGTCGACCGTGTGTTCACGATCGGCGGTGCACAGGCGGTTGCGGCGCTTGCGCTGGGGACGGCTACCGTGGCGCGTGTGGACAAGATCGTCGGCCCCGGCAACGTGTATGTCGCCGAAGCGAAGCGGCAACTGTTCGGTGAAGTCGGTATCGACATGATCGCAGGGCCGTCGGAGATCGTGGTGATCTGCGATGGTGAAACCGATGCAGAGTGGATCGCCTTCGATCTGTTCTCGCAGGCCGAGCACGACGAGGATGCCCAGGCAATCCTGATCAGTCCGGATGCGGCTTTCCTCGACCGCGTCGCGCAGGCGATCGAGCGCCTGCTGCCGTCGATGGAGCGCTCGGCGATCATCACGGCATCGCTCGGCCGTCGTGGCGCACTCATTCACGTGCGCGACCTCGCGCATGCCGCGGAGGTATCGAATCGCATCGCGCCGGAACACCTCGAGCTCTCGGTCGCAGACCCGCAGGCGCTGCTGGATTCGATCCGCCACGCCGGTGCGATCTTCCTCGGCCGCTTCACATCCGAGGCGATAGGCGACTACTGCGCGGGGCCCAGTCACGTACTGCCGACCTCTGGCAGCGCGCGTTTCGCGTCTCCGCTCGGCGTGCACGACTTCCAGAAGCGCAGTTCGCTGATCGGTTGCTCGATGGCGGGGGCGCGACGTCTTGGCGAGGTTGCACGGGTGCTCGCGCAGGCAGAATCCCTGCACGCGCACGCATTGTCTGCGGCAGCGCGTCTTGGCGACGGGGAAGACGCATGA
- a CDS encoding histidinol-phosphate transaminase → MTRRSVPDWVAELVRADVRATAGYHVADAGGLVKLDAMENPFALPPGLRADLAQRLAAVELNRYPDPQAQALTRRLQQTFGVDPRWRIVLGNGSDEIIQILIAALATSGHGVLAPAPTFVMFRLIAQWLRVPFHEVPLAADFSLDMPAMLEAVRVHRPRVVFLACPNNPTGNIFAHDAVCTLIESCGALVVIDEAYLPFASRDHADLLVRYPNVVVMRTLSKLGLAGLRLGMLFGDPAWIDELDKLRLPYNIGTLNQVAAAVVLDHYEVLREQTAMLVGERSRLFAVLASDPRLEVWPSEANFLLIRLRAADARATHERMRRRGVLVKCLDGSHPLLAGCLRVTIGSAEENARMTQALRAALED, encoded by the coding sequence ATGACCAGGCGCAGCGTGCCGGACTGGGTCGCCGAGCTGGTACGTGCCGATGTGCGCGCTACCGCCGGCTATCACGTCGCCGATGCCGGCGGGCTCGTGAAGCTCGACGCGATGGAGAATCCGTTTGCATTGCCGCCTGGGCTGCGCGCGGATCTCGCACAGCGTCTGGCAGCAGTCGAGCTGAACCGCTACCCGGATCCGCAGGCGCAGGCATTGACCCGGCGACTGCAGCAGACTTTCGGCGTGGATCCGCGCTGGCGCATCGTGCTCGGCAATGGTTCGGACGAGATCATCCAGATCCTGATCGCGGCGCTTGCCACGTCCGGGCACGGGGTGCTGGCACCGGCACCGACCTTCGTGATGTTCCGACTGATCGCCCAGTGGCTGCGCGTGCCGTTCCACGAGGTGCCGCTCGCAGCAGACTTCTCTCTCGATATGCCCGCGATGCTCGAGGCGGTACGCGTCCACCGGCCGCGGGTGGTGTTTCTCGCCTGTCCGAACAACCCGACCGGGAATATTTTTGCGCACGACGCCGTGTGTACGCTGATCGAGTCCTGCGGGGCGCTGGTGGTGATCGACGAGGCCTACCTGCCGTTCGCCTCGCGTGATCATGCCGATCTGCTCGTGCGCTATCCGAACGTGGTGGTGATGCGCACGCTGTCGAAGCTGGGGCTGGCCGGGCTGCGGCTCGGCATGCTGTTCGGCGACCCGGCATGGATCGACGAACTCGACAAGCTGCGGTTGCCGTACAACATCGGTACGCTGAACCAGGTTGCGGCAGCGGTGGTGCTCGACCACTACGAGGTACTGCGCGAACAGACCGCGATGCTGGTCGGCGAACGTTCCCGCCTGTTCGCCGTGCTCGCGAGCGATCCGCGGCTCGAAGTCTGGCCGAGCGAGGCGAACTTCCTGCTGATCAGGCTGCGCGCTGCGGACGCGCGGGCGACGCACGAACGCATGCGTAGGCGCGGCGTGCTCGTGAAGTGTCTGGACGGTTCGCACCCGCTGCTCGCAGGGTGTCTGCGCGTGACCATCGGCAGCGCCGAGGAGAACGCCCGCATGACGCAGGCGCTGCGCGCCGCGCTCGAGGACTAG
- a CDS encoding trypsin-like peptidase domain-containing protein, translating to MSKGLQGMGWPVAVGLMAALLIIQTLHYRDLAKRSPALATPAAPVSYADAVRRATPAVVNIYTRTVVRDPLAMPFFQGRLLRERIQRSLGSGVIMTADGYILTNNHVIRGASEILVLLADGRETMARLIGSDPDTDLAVLDIDLPDLQPITVGDVDTAEVGDVVLAIGNPYGFGQSVSQGIISATGRYGLQLNTYENYIQTDAAINPGNSGGALLDAHGNLLGINTAIYSRSGGSQGIGLAIPADYAIKALRDIVDHGQVVRGWLGVEVQPLPARINGTDQGGLTGMVVSDVEPGSPAQAAGLQPGDILLALNGTPTSQGRNAMYRILLMAPGDAFTLTVWRNGSTQELRGKLGQRPVH from the coding sequence GTGTCGAAAGGCCTGCAGGGCATGGGCTGGCCGGTTGCCGTCGGCCTGATGGCTGCGCTGCTGATCATCCAGACGCTGCATTATCGTGATCTCGCCAAACGTAGCCCGGCGCTGGCGACCCCGGCCGCACCCGTCTCGTACGCCGACGCCGTGCGGCGCGCCACACCGGCAGTGGTCAACATCTATACCCGTACGGTCGTACGTGACCCTCTGGCCATGCCATTCTTTCAGGGCCGACTGTTGCGTGAACGCATCCAGCGCAGCCTGGGCTCCGGCGTGATCATGACCGCCGACGGCTACATCCTGACCAACAATCACGTCATCCGTGGCGCCAGCGAAATCCTGGTCCTGCTCGCCGACGGGCGCGAGACGATGGCGCGCCTGATAGGCAGCGACCCCGACACCGATCTTGCGGTGCTCGACATCGACCTGCCCGATCTGCAGCCGATCACCGTCGGCGACGTCGATACGGCCGAGGTCGGCGATGTCGTGCTCGCGATCGGCAATCCCTACGGTTTCGGCCAAAGCGTCTCGCAGGGCATCATCAGCGCCACCGGGCGCTACGGCCTGCAGCTCAACACCTACGAGAACTACATCCAGACCGATGCAGCAATCAATCCCGGCAACTCGGGCGGTGCACTGCTCGACGCCCACGGCAACCTGCTCGGCATCAATACCGCGATCTACTCGCGCAGCGGCGGCTCGCAGGGCATCGGCCTCGCCATCCCGGCCGACTACGCAATCAAGGCGCTGCGCGACATCGTCGACCACGGCCAGGTGGTACGCGGATGGCTCGGTGTCGAGGTACAACCACTACCGGCGCGGATCAACGGCACCGACCAGGGCGGACTGACCGGGATGGTCGTGAGCGACGTCGAACCGGGCAGCCCGGCCCAGGCGGCCGGCTTGCAGCCGGGGGACATCCTGCTTGCACTGAACGGAACACCGACCAGCCAGGGGCGAAACGCCATGTATCGCATCCTGCTGATGGCACCGGGTGACGCGTTCACGCTGACGGTGTGGCGCAACGGCTCGACGCAGGAGCTCCGCGGCAAGCTCGGGCAACGGCCCGTCCACTAG
- a CDS encoding YhcB family protein gives MYSSVVFWITALSCLLAGAIAGWLLRRAFDPSEQHQRELERRLHESEMALHDYRNQVTEHFRGTAERVNRLTENYRELHQHLSGGAIELCDVSAADTAPLLTSLGAAPHASAAPSDTATAVNPPLDYAPRSSPDAPGILNEEYGLDRPRGGA, from the coding sequence TTGTACAGTTCTGTCGTTTTCTGGATCACCGCGCTCTCCTGCCTGCTGGCAGGTGCCATCGCTGGCTGGCTGCTGCGGCGCGCCTTCGACCCGTCGGAGCAGCATCAGCGCGAGCTGGAACGCCGCCTGCACGAGAGTGAAATGGCACTGCACGACTACCGCAACCAGGTCACCGAACATTTCCGGGGTACCGCCGAACGGGTCAACCGCCTGACGGAGAACTACCGCGAATTGCATCAGCACCTCTCTGGTGGAGCCATCGAACTCTGCGACGTCAGCGCGGCGGATACCGCGCCCTTGCTGACCAGCCTCGGCGCAGCACCCCATGCAAGCGCTGCCCCGTCCGACACGGCCACCGCCGTGAACCCGCCGCTCGACTACGCACCGCGCAGCTCACCGGATGCCCCCGGAATCCTGAACGAGGAATACGGTCTGGACCGCCCTCGCGGTGGAGCCTGA
- a CDS encoding cell division protein ZapE, producing the protein MGPVDRYHAELQRPGFVHDPAQERAVHELQRVHDELLAADEGGVVQRLAVRLGRAKRQPVTGLYMWGGVGRGKTHLMDLFFESIPFKERLRTHFHRFMQRVHRELRDCAGEKDPLRLVGARIAREARLLCFDEFFVADITDAMLLAGLFEELFARGVTLVATSNVAPDDLYRDGLQRARFLPAIEMIKRHTRVIDVDGGIDHRLRVLEQAELYHSPLDDAAEANLMRCFASLAPETPVAECVLEVEGRPIRARYCADDVVWFDFDDVCDGPRSQNDYIELAREYHAVLIGGVPVFTAETDDQARRFINLVDEFYDRNVKLVLAGAAPLAELYAGGRLAFEFRRTVSRLMEMQSHEYLARAHRA; encoded by the coding sequence ATGGGCCCGGTCGATCGTTATCATGCCGAACTGCAACGACCAGGATTCGTGCACGATCCTGCCCAGGAGCGTGCGGTGCACGAGTTGCAGCGCGTCCACGACGAACTCCTTGCCGCAGACGAGGGCGGTGTGGTGCAGCGCCTCGCCGTGCGCCTGGGGCGGGCGAAGCGCCAGCCGGTGACCGGCCTCTATATGTGGGGCGGCGTGGGGCGGGGCAAGACGCACCTGATGGACCTGTTCTTCGAGAGCATTCCGTTCAAGGAGCGGTTGCGCACGCATTTCCACCGATTCATGCAGCGTGTGCATCGCGAGCTGCGTGACTGTGCCGGCGAGAAGGATCCGTTGCGTCTGGTCGGGGCGCGTATTGCGCGCGAGGCGCGGTTGCTGTGCTTCGATGAATTCTTCGTCGCCGACATTACCGACGCGATGCTGCTCGCCGGGCTGTTCGAGGAGCTGTTCGCACGTGGCGTGACGCTGGTCGCCACGTCCAACGTGGCTCCTGACGATCTGTACCGCGACGGACTGCAGCGTGCCCGTTTCCTGCCGGCGATCGAGATGATCAAGCGCCACACGCGGGTGATCGACGTCGACGGTGGCATCGATCACCGGCTGCGTGTGCTCGAGCAGGCCGAGCTGTACCACAGCCCGCTCGACGATGCTGCCGAAGCAAATCTGATGCGCTGCTTTGCCAGCCTGGCGCCGGAGACTCCGGTTGCGGAGTGTGTGCTCGAAGTCGAGGGGCGCCCGATACGTGCGCGCTACTGTGCCGATGACGTGGTCTGGTTCGACTTCGACGATGTGTGTGACGGACCGCGCAGCCAGAACGACTATATCGAGCTGGCTCGTGAATACCATGCCGTGCTGATCGGTGGTGTTCCGGTGTTCACTGCCGAGACGGACGATCAGGCGCGGCGTTTCATCAACCTCGTCGACGAGTTCTACGATCGCAACGTGAAGCTGGTGCTGGCGGGCGCGGCGCCGCTTGCCGAGCTCTACGCCGGCGGCAGGCTGGCGTTCGAGTTCCGGCGCACCGTGAGCCGTCTGATGGAAATGCAGTCTCACGAGTACCTGGCGCGCGCGCACCGTGCGTGA
- the rplM gene encoding 50S ribosomal protein L13 translates to MKTYSAKPGSVEQSWYVVDASGKTLGRMASAIASRLRGKHKPEFTPHTDTGDYIVVVNAGKVRVTGDKAKSKIYHHHTGHPGGLKSISFEKLIEKAPEQAIELAVRGMLPKNPLGRAMARKLKVYAGGDHPHAAQQPQALEL, encoded by the coding sequence ATGAAGACATATTCCGCCAAACCCGGCAGCGTCGAACAGTCGTGGTACGTCGTCGACGCCAGCGGCAAGACGCTGGGTCGCATGGCCAGTGCGATCGCCTCGCGGCTGCGCGGCAAGCACAAGCCCGAGTTCACACCGCACACGGACACGGGTGACTACATCGTCGTCGTCAATGCCGGAAAGGTGCGTGTGACCGGTGACAAGGCGAAATCGAAGATCTATCACCACCATACCGGCCATCCCGGCGGGCTGAAGTCGATAAGCTTCGAGAAGCTGATCGAGAAGGCGCCGGAGCAGGCGATCGAACTGGCGGTACGCGGCATGCTGCCGAAGAATCCGCTGGGTCGCGCGATGGCGCGCAAACTGAAGGTCTACGCCGGCGGCGACCATCCGCACGCCGCGCAGCAACCGCAAGCACTGGAGCTCTGA
- the rpsI gene encoding 30S ribosomal protein S9, whose translation MAATQYYGTGRRKTATARVFLRQGRGSISINDRPLEQYFGREVARMIVRQPLELLGLGEKFDVQVSVAGGGSFGQAGAIRHGITRALIEYDETLKPTLRQQGYVTRDAREVERKKVGLRKARKRPQYSKR comes from the coding sequence ATGGCAGCCACGCAGTATTACGGAACCGGACGACGCAAGACCGCCACTGCCCGGGTGTTCCTCCGGCAGGGACGCGGCAGCATCTCGATCAATGACCGCCCGCTGGAACAGTACTTCGGGCGTGAGGTTGCGCGCATGATCGTGCGCCAGCCGCTCGAGCTGCTCGGGTTGGGCGAGAAGTTCGATGTGCAGGTGTCGGTCGCTGGCGGTGGCAGCTTCGGTCAGGCCGGCGCGATCCGCCATGGCATCACGCGTGCGCTGATCGAATACGACGAAACATTGAAGCCGACGTTGCGCCAGCAGGGCTACGTGACCCGCGATGCGCGCGAGGTCGAACGCAAGAAGGTCGGGTTGCGCAAGGCACGCAAGCGCCCTCAGTACTCGAAGCGCTGA
- a CDS encoding SulP family inorganic anion transporter, producing the protein MRPSYLRIPALEVLRGYRTSDARGDLLAGLSVAAVAVPQAMAYAMVVGLPPEVGLCTAIIMTAVGAVFDSSRQLINGPTNAISIALLSAVGAIVDPGERLQAVVLMAFMIGSIQLGISLLRLGDLTRYISHSVIVGFTAGASLLLVLDQLKNLLGQRAVGDVHDHFLLRVYHSLVAGGDVHQPTVYIGLASITLVVALRWLKRRWSWVLLPEFLLVVLVMAGLSAYFDFAAMGVKVVGTIPATLPRPEMPVLDVALMEELATPALAIALLGLLEAISMSKAIAAVTRQKLDLNQQCLSEGMANIVGSFFSCMPGSGSLTRSAINQQAGARTQWSGVISAIAVAVVMVVLAPYAAFIPRPALAGLLIVTAAGMINFHDLRFHLRVTRYDAIIVTVTAVTAFAISIEFCILIGTFLSFMLAVPRAGNMHMTEFIPAEDGIVHERLPEDDACPRIRIYGFEGEFFFAAGTNIERHMERIEEQVDANTQVVVLRMKRARNPDAVGMAQLEGLCDRLSARGIRVLLCGVRPQMHQVMQRCGIIGKIGTASIFLEQNIRQTSTMQAMHHAATLSQGGCGSCPLQGERPAPHVGPSR; encoded by the coding sequence ATGAGACCGTCCTATCTCCGGATCCCGGCCCTGGAAGTGCTGCGCGGCTACCGCACCAGCGATGCCCGCGGCGACCTGCTCGCCGGCCTCTCGGTCGCTGCGGTTGCAGTACCCCAGGCCATGGCCTACGCGATGGTCGTCGGGCTGCCGCCCGAGGTGGGGCTGTGTACCGCGATCATCATGACAGCCGTCGGCGCAGTCTTCGACTCGTCGCGACAACTGATCAACGGTCCGACCAACGCCATCTCGATCGCGCTGCTGAGCGCGGTCGGTGCCATCGTCGACCCCGGAGAGCGCCTGCAGGCCGTGGTGCTGATGGCGTTCATGATCGGCAGCATCCAGCTGGGCATCAGCCTGCTGCGACTCGGTGATCTGACACGCTATATTTCGCATTCGGTGATCGTGGGCTTTACCGCCGGCGCGAGTCTGTTGCTTGTCCTCGACCAACTGAAGAACCTGCTGGGCCAGCGCGCGGTCGGCGACGTTCATGACCACTTCCTGCTCCGGGTCTATCACTCGCTGGTCGCTGGCGGCGACGTGCACCAGCCTACGGTCTACATCGGTCTTGCGTCGATAACGCTGGTGGTCGCGCTGCGTTGGCTGAAGCGGCGCTGGTCCTGGGTGCTGCTGCCCGAATTCCTGCTGGTCGTGCTGGTCATGGCGGGGCTCAGCGCCTATTTCGACTTTGCCGCCATGGGAGTGAAGGTGGTTGGCACCATCCCGGCGACCCTGCCGCGACCCGAAATGCCCGTGCTCGATGTGGCTCTCATGGAAGAGCTCGCCACGCCGGCGCTCGCCATCGCGCTGCTCGGGCTGCTGGAGGCCATTTCCATGTCCAAGGCCATTGCTGCGGTCACCCGACAGAAGCTCGACCTCAACCAGCAATGCCTGTCCGAAGGCATGGCCAATATCGTCGGCTCGTTTTTTTCCTGCATGCCGGGCTCGGGGTCACTGACCCGCTCGGCCATCAACCAGCAGGCAGGGGCGCGTACCCAGTGGTCCGGGGTGATCTCTGCCATCGCAGTCGCTGTCGTCATGGTCGTGCTCGCACCCTACGCGGCCTTCATTCCGCGCCCGGCGCTGGCGGGGCTCCTGATCGTCACCGCCGCCGGCATGATCAATTTCCACGATCTGCGCTTCCACCTGCGAGTGACTCGCTACGATGCGATCATCGTGACGGTAACGGCCGTCACGGCCTTTGCCATTTCCATCGAGTTCTGCATCCTGATCGGGACGTTCCTTTCTTTCATGCTTGCCGTCCCGCGCGCGGGCAACATGCACATGACTGAGTTCATCCCGGCCGAGGACGGCATCGTTCACGAGCGGTTGCCGGAGGACGACGCCTGCCCGCGGATCCGGATTTACGGATTCGAAGGTGAATTCTTCTTTGCCGCTGGCACCAACATCGAGCGTCACATGGAGCGCATCGAGGAGCAGGTCGACGCCAACACGCAGGTAGTCGTGCTGCGCATGAAGCGGGCGCGCAACCCGGACGCCGTGGGCATGGCGCAACTCGAGGGACTGTGTGATCGCCTGTCGGCACGTGGCATCCGGGTGCTGCTCTGCGGAGTTCGGCCGCAGATGCACCAGGTGATGCAGCGTTGCGGCATCATCGGGAAAATCGGGACGGCGAGTATTTTTCTCGAACAGAATATCCGTCAGACCAGCACGATGCAGGCGATGCACCATGCCGCTACGCTGAGCCAAGGTGGCTGTGGCTCTTGTCCGCTGCAGGGAGAGCGGCCGGCTCCGCATGTCGGGCCGTCGCGGTGA
- the petA gene encoding ubiquinol-cytochrome c reductase iron-sulfur subunit, whose product MSNQGVNKKRRQFLTAATSVVGAAGVVGVAVPFVASWNPSAKARAAGAPVKADISKLEPGQMVVVEWRGKPVYVVRRTTESLESLKQQALIDRLRDPQSQESVQPKYVDPVQRSIRPEYLVLLGLCTHLGCAPKYRPDVGATDLGGADWLGGFFCPCHGSKFDLAGRVFKGVPAPTNLEVPPYSYEGDKVLVIGVDQETA is encoded by the coding sequence GTGAGCAATCAAGGCGTTAACAAGAAGCGACGGCAGTTCCTGACCGCCGCCACTTCGGTGGTGGGTGCGGCAGGCGTCGTCGGTGTCGCGGTGCCGTTTGTGGCCTCCTGGAACCCGAGCGCGAAGGCGCGGGCGGCCGGCGCACCTGTGAAAGCCGATATCAGCAAGCTCGAACCCGGTCAGATGGTCGTCGTCGAGTGGCGTGGCAAGCCGGTCTACGTAGTCAGGCGCACGACGGAGTCGCTGGAATCGCTCAAGCAGCAGGCACTGATCGACCGACTGCGCGATCCCCAGTCGCAGGAGTCGGTGCAGCCAAAATACGTCGATCCGGTGCAGCGTTCGATCCGGCCCGAGTACCTGGTCCTGCTCGGCTTGTGCACGCACCTTGGATGCGCGCCGAAGTATCGTCCCGATGTGGGGGCAACCGATCTGGGCGGCGCGGACTGGCTGGGTGGGTTCTTCTGTCCGTGCCACGGGTCCAAGTTCGACCTCGCGGGACGTGTCTTCAAGGGCGTGCCCGCGCCCACCAACCTCGAAGTGCCGCCATACAGCTACGAGGGAGACAAGGTTCTGGTAATCGGCGTTGATCAGGAGACCGCATAA